The Acomys russatus chromosome 1, mAcoRus1.1, whole genome shotgun sequence genome has a window encoding:
- the Acyp1 gene encoding acylphosphatase-1 isoform X1, with amino-acid sequence MMLPNLRVCPCLEKGGAPRWAAESSGPRIPGSAWLAGVGLLIGLLSALGCSAQAPGLSMAEGDTLVSVDYEIFGKVQGVFFRKYTQAEGKKLGLVGWVQNTDRGTVQGQLQGPISKVRHMQEWLQRRGSPKSHIDRANFNNEKVILNLDYSDFQIVK; translated from the exons ATGATGCTCCCAAACCTTAGGGTGTGCCCTTGTCTGGAGAAGGGTGGAGCCCCTCGATGGGCTGCGGAGTCATCCGGCCCCAGAATTCCGGGGTCTGCCTGGCTAGCTGGAGTGGGACTGCTGATAGGCCTTCTGAGTGCGCTCGGCTGCAGCGCTCAGGCCCCAG GTTTAAGCATGGCAGAAGGTGACACCTTGGTCTCAGTGGATTACGAAATTTTTGGGAAGGTTCAAGGGGTGTTTTTCCGCAAGTACACTCAG GCTGAAGGTAAAAAGCTGGGTTTGGTAGGCTGGGTCCAGAATACAGATCGGGGCACAGTGCAGGGACAACTGCAAGGCCCCATCTCCAAGGTGCGTCACATGCAGGAATGGCTGCAGAGAAGAGGCAGCCCTAAGTCACACATCGACAGAGCAAACTTCAACAACGAGAAAGTCATCTTAAACTTGGATTATTCAGACTTCCAAATTGTAAAGTAA
- the LOC127192120 gene encoding 60S ribosomal protein L27-like gives MKPGKVVLVLAGSLFQRKAVIVKSIDDGTSDRPHSHALVADGTSDRPDSHALVAGIDRYPRKVTAAMGKKKTITKRPKIKSFVKVCNYSHLMATRYYVHSPLDKTVINKDVFRDPALKCKARREAKIKFEEQYKTGKNK, from the coding sequence ATGAAACCTGGGAAAGTGGTGCTGGTCCTGGCTGGAAGTTTATTCCAACGCAAAGCCGTCATCGTGAAGAGCATCGATGACGGCACCTCAGACCGCCCTCACAGCCATGCCCTGGTGGCTGACGGCACCTCAGACCGCCCTGACAGCCATGCCCTGGTGGCTGGAATTGACCGCTATCCCCGAAAAGTGACAGCTGCCATGGGCAAGAAGAAAACCATCACCAAGAGGCCAAAGATCAAGTCCTTCGTGAAAGTTTGTAACTACAGTCACCTCATGGCTACCAGGTACTATGTACATAGCCCCTTGGACAAGACTGTTATTAACAAGGATGTCTTTAGAGACCCAGCCCTGAAATGCAAGGCCAGGAGGGAGGCCAAGATCAAGTTTGAGGAACAATacaagacagggaagaacaaatag
- the Acyp1 gene encoding acylphosphatase-1 isoform X2, whose amino-acid sequence MAEGDTLVSVDYEIFGKVQGVFFRKYTQAEGKKLGLVGWVQNTDRGTVQGQLQGPISKVRHMQEWLQRRGSPKSHIDRANFNNEKVILNLDYSDFQIVK is encoded by the exons ATGGCAGAAGGTGACACCTTGGTCTCAGTGGATTACGAAATTTTTGGGAAGGTTCAAGGGGTGTTTTTCCGCAAGTACACTCAG GCTGAAGGTAAAAAGCTGGGTTTGGTAGGCTGGGTCCAGAATACAGATCGGGGCACAGTGCAGGGACAACTGCAAGGCCCCATCTCCAAGGTGCGTCACATGCAGGAATGGCTGCAGAGAAGAGGCAGCCCTAAGTCACACATCGACAGAGCAAACTTCAACAACGAGAAAGTCATCTTAAACTTGGATTATTCAGACTTCCAAATTGTAAAGTAA